A genome region from Syntrophaceae bacterium includes the following:
- the fliQ gene encoding flagellar biosynthesis protein FliQ, whose product MTTDLIMGIAAETMKVTLLVSAPILLVGLVVGIVISVFQAVTQVHEMTLTFVPKIIAVMLALLVAAPWMLDMLVNFTHNLFSNIPNYIK is encoded by the coding sequence ATGACAACGGATCTGATCATGGGCATCGCGGCCGAGACGATGAAGGTGACCCTCCTGGTGTCGGCGCCGATCCTGCTCGTCGGCCTCGTCGTGGGCATCGTGATCAGCGTCTTCCAGGCAGTGACGCAGGTGCACGAGATGACGCTGACCTTCGTGCCGAAGATCATCGCCGTCATGCTGGCCCTCCTCGTCGCCGCGCCGTGGATGCTGGACATGCTCGTGAACTTCACACACAACCTGTTCTCGAACATACCGAACTATATCAAATAG
- the fliR gene encoding flagellar type III secretion system protein FliR, whose protein sequence is MNFPVFSAAQVELFFLVLIRVSTILAMIPILGDRTTPLRVKGGLSILVTALVLPFVEPPAAAADDLFSLGMRMGGEVFIGVILGFAGRLVFAGIQLAGQLVGFQMGFAIVNVIDPATSGQVSIIAEFQYMLAGLFFLAVDGHHTMIQAISESYRVLPVLGFHVTGDLVQNLVALSRNLFIIAVKVSAPIVVALLCANVGLGLVARTVPQINIFIVGFPLQIAIGLIGIGVTLPLFLHIAAGLFSNLPAEMGLLLRAM, encoded by the coding sequence GTGAACTTCCCCGTTTTCTCCGCCGCCCAGGTCGAGCTGTTCTTCCTCGTCCTCATCCGGGTCAGCACGATCCTGGCCATGATCCCGATCCTCGGGGACCGGACCACGCCCCTGCGGGTCAAGGGGGGGCTGTCGATTCTCGTTACCGCTCTGGTCCTGCCCTTCGTGGAGCCCCCGGCGGCGGCCGCGGACGATCTCTTCAGCCTCGGCATGCGCATGGGCGGGGAGGTGTTCATCGGGGTCATCCTGGGATTCGCCGGCCGGCTCGTGTTTGCGGGGATCCAGCTGGCAGGCCAGCTCGTGGGCTTCCAGATGGGCTTTGCCATCGTCAACGTCATCGACCCCGCGACGAGCGGCCAGGTGTCCATCATCGCCGAGTTTCAGTACATGCTGGCCGGGCTCTTCTTTTTGGCCGTCGACGGCCACCACACGATGATCCAGGCCATCTCGGAAAGCTACCGGGTCCTGCCGGTCCTCGGGTTCCACGTCACGGGCGACCTGGTGCAGAACCTCGTCGCGCTGTCGCGGAACCTCTTCATCATCGCCGTCAAGGTCTCGGCCCCCATCGTCGTGGCCCTCCTGTGCGCGAATGTCGGCCTGGGCCTCGTCGCGCGCACCGTTCCACAGATCAACATCTTCATCGTGGGCTTCCCGCTCCAGATCGCCATCGGCCTCATCGGGATCGGGGTCACGCTGCCCCTGTTTCTCCACATCGCGGCCGGCCTCTTCTCGAACCTCCCCGCCGAAATGGGCCTCTTGCTCAGGGCAATGTAG